GCTGCTGAGCACGCCGGCGATACCGATCATGAACTGCGTGTACATCGGCAGGATGGCGTTCCGTCCCACGTACTGGGTCGCGATACGGGAGTTTCGCAGTCCGCGTAGCTCCGCGACGCGGAGGTAGTCCTCTCCGAGGACGCGGATGGAATTACCCCGCATCGTCAGCGCCGTGCCGAGTCCGAGAACGCTCATCGAAAGTATCGGGAGCGCGGCGTGGAGGGCGATGCTTTGCATGAACGCCAGATTGAATCCCTCTTCCACGCCGAGTCCGACCCGTCCGCCGGTCGGGAAGATCGTGTTCCGAATGCTGAAGAAGAAAATGAACAGGATCCCCGCAACGTAGTACGGCGTGGAGTTGAGCCCGATAACGACGACGGACGACACGGAGTCGAATCGGGACTTCTCCTTGAACGCCATCACTGCGCCGAGCACGATGCTCACGGTGTAACCGATGACCATCGCGTAAACGCTGATGAGCATCGACCACGGGAGCCGCTCGGCGAGCAGCGACGTCACGGAAGCGTCCTCGTAGAGCGACTCGCCGAGATCGAACTCGAGGAAGACGCTGCTCATGTACTGGACGTACTGGACGTAAATCGGCGCATCGCTCTCGAGATTCGTGTAGTTCTCGACCAACTGTTCGATCTGCGCCGGACTGATCGTGTTCGACGAGCCCATCTGCTGGCTGAGGATCTGGTTTCGAAGTGCCTGGGCGGGACCGCCCGGCATCAGTTGGTACAGAACGAACGTCAACGTTACTGTCGCAAAGAACGTCAGCACTGCCTGTCCAACGCGTTTTGCGAAATAGTTCCCTTGCATGGCCTATATCCTGTTGTGTGGAGTTTGGTGATCGAGAGGGTGCTAGTTCGTCGAGATACGTCCTCGTAGCAGCGCGAACGGACCTGGGTTCGGACGGTCCATCCGGAACTCGTCCTCGCTCGGGAAGTCGAAGTTCTCGGTGTCGCCGGCGAAGCCGCGGTTCTCCTGCAGGTGGATGATCGCTGGCAGGTCGAAGTTGACCCACTGAACCAGCGTTCGCGTGATCTCCATCGTCTCCTCTTCGGAGGACGCGGCCTCGAGGTCGACCATGAGCTGGGCCGGGTTGATCTCCTCGCCGCTGCCCTCGACCTCCATCGCGCCGACTTCCTCGGGAATCTCGAGCGAGAACGGCACGCCGGTCGGCCCCGTGTCACTGTCGCTGGTGACGTCGCCGGCCAGCAGGCCGTAGAAGTCGTTCGAGAAGTACGCCATGGGATGCCAGTACGGCAGCGCGACGTGCCACATCCAGGCGATATCGAACTCCCACTCCTGGACCCGCGAGTAGTAGTCCTGCCCAACGGCCTCCATCTCCGCGTTCAGCCCGAACGAGTTGAGGTGGTCGGTGAAGACTTTCGTCGGCTGGGACTGCGAAACGGCGGACTGCGTGATGACGGTGAAGTCGGTCGCGTTACCGTCGGGACTGATCCATTCACCGTCCTCCCTCGAGTAACCGGCGTCTTCCATGAAGGCGATCGCCGTTTCCTCGTCGGCCTCGACGGGATACTCGATGAGCTGGTCGACGAAGTCCTCGCCGAGGTACTGGTCTTCGATGGTCTCTCGGATCCCCGTCTGGACCTGCGTCGGACTCGCGAGCATCCCCGTCTGCGTCGCGGCGTCGATGATCGAGGGAATGTCGATCGCGGAGATGATCGCTCGGCGAACCGATCGGTTCGCGAGGTGCTCGTTGTTCCAGTTCAACATGTACTTCTGGCAGTTGTAGTGACTCAGTTCGTAGATGTTCTCGATGTTGTCGGGGTATTCCGAGCGCTGACTCTCGGTGATGTACTGAGTCATGTCGAGCTTGTCGCTCTTCTCGAGTTGCTCGACCTGCGTCCCCGATTCGATGTTCGGGAGGACCCGAATCTGCTCGAGATCCGTCTCGTCCGCCCACGGATGGTCCTCCCATTTGGTCGCCAGCGTCTCGGAGGAGTTGAAGTCCTCGATCTTGAACAGCGAGCTTCCGTATCCCTCGTCGACGAACTCCTGGGTGTCGATCGTCATCTGGAGGAGATCCTCGGTGACCGCCTGACGGCCGCTCTCTCCGCCCGCGTCCTCGTAGCGCTCGTAGTACTCGCGGAAGACCGATTTCGGGGCACCCGTCCCGAGGCCCGCGTTCGATTTCGCGATAACCGGCGAAACCTCGTCCTTGTAAATTCGCTTGACGGTGTAGTCGTCGACGAGTTCGTGGCCTTCGAACGGGGAGGCCTCCGGGTCCTGATAGCGCCAGAGCTCTGCCTCGATGAAGTAGTCTTCGGCTGTGATGTCGTTGCCGTTCCAGAAGCTCCACTGGTCCTTGAGCTCGAT
This genomic interval from Haloterrigena sp. KLK7 contains the following:
- a CDS encoding ABC transporter substrate-binding protein — protein: MRHNHTRVNRRQFIGASAGTLAATLAGCVGGGDNAAEFVTAFEGGRPPTEVHFNPWNASDHAQTYSIYWTQETLATHSDGTVSTDFFEDISVDGREVTIELKDQWSFWNGNDITAEDYFIEAELWRYQDPEASPFEGHELVDDYTVKRIYKDEVSPVIAKSNAGLGTGAPKSVFREYYERYEDAGGESGRQAVTEDLLQMTIDTQEFVDEGYGSSLFKIEDFNSSETLATKWEDHPWADETDLEQIRVLPNIESGTQVEQLEKSDKLDMTQYITESQRSEYPDNIENIYELSHYNCQKYMLNWNNEHLANRSVRRAIISAIDIPSIIDAATQTGMLASPTQVQTGIRETIEDQYLGEDFVDQLIEYPVEADEETAIAFMEDAGYSREDGEWISPDGNATDFTVITQSAVSQSQPTKVFTDHLNSFGLNAEMEAVGQDYYSRVQEWEFDIAWMWHVALPYWHPMAYFSNDFYGLLAGDVTSDSDTGPTGVPFSLEIPEEVGAMEVEGSGEEINPAQLMVDLEAASSEEETMEITRTLVQWVNFDLPAIIHLQENRGFAGDTENFDFPSEDEFRMDRPNPGPFALLRGRISTN
- a CDS encoding ABC transporter permease; the protein is MQGNYFAKRVGQAVLTFFATVTLTFVLYQLMPGGPAQALRNQILSQQMGSSNTISPAQIEQLVENYTNLESDAPIYVQYVQYMSSVFLEFDLGESLYEDASVTSLLAERLPWSMLISVYAMVIGYTVSIVLGAVMAFKEKSRFDSVSSVVVIGLNSTPYYVAGILFIFFFSIRNTIFPTGGRVGLGVEEGFNLAFMQSIALHAALPILSMSVLGLGTALTMRGNSIRVLGEDYLRVAELRGLRNSRIATQYVGRNAILPMYTQFMIGIAGVLSSSVIVEEIFSYPGVGLLVYDAIQVRNYPVLMGSLIVFTLVTIVAILIADLTYGFIDPRISSGGNNE